The following DNA comes from Halobacillus litoralis.
GCGGTATTCAAAAACAAGCGGTGCCCCTGGAAGAAATCAAGCGCAGCTTTCGAGAACAACTCTACTGTTTATTGTTCGAAGAAGTAGACGGGCTGCTGCTCGAAACCTTCTATGATTTAGAAGAAGTAACAACAGTTTTAGAGATTGTGAGAAAAGAAACCGATCTACCCGTCATCGCTCAAGTTTCGATGCATGAAGCAGGTGTGCTGCAAGATGGCACACCCCTCACAGAAGCTTTGGAGCTTTTAGAGAAAAAAGGAGCGGATGTCGTAGGTGTCAATTGTCGTCTTGGTCCCTATCATATGATCCAATCATTAGAGGAAGTGCCACTCCCCGATAAAGCGGTCTTGTCTGCGTATCCGAATGCAAGTCTGCCAGCTTTCCAGGATGGCAGACTTGTTTATCCGACAGACCCTTCCTATTTTCAAAAGAGCGCGCAATCGCTATATGAACAAGGGGTGCATCTGATAGGGGGATGCTGCGGCACCACGCCAGAACACATCGAAGCAATTGCTGCGAGAGTAAAAGGGAAAAAACCGATAAAAGAAAAAAAAGTCCCATTGAAAAAGAAAACGGATGTGAATGTTGCTAAAAAAGAAAAACAAACGCCCCACTTGCATGAATTAGCAAGAAAAGGGCGTTCAATTATCGTTGAGCTTGATCCACCAAAGAAATTGAACACCGAGCGTTTTCTAAAGGGCGCAAAAGCTTTGCAGGAAGCTGGCATCGATTCCATCACCTTAGCCGATAACTCCCTCGCCACCCCTAGAATAAGCAACTCGACGATGGCTTCCATCATCAAGTCAAAATATAACGTCGATCCTCTCGTCCATATCGCCTGCCGTGACCGTAATTTAATCGGCTTACAGTCACATCTGTTAGGATTGCATACGCTGGGCATCCACCAAGTCCTTGCCGTCACAGGTGACCCGACGAAAATCGGAGACTTTCCTGGAGCGACATCTGTGTATGACTTGTCATCATTCGACTTGATCCATTACATCAAACAGCTGAACAAGGGCATTTCCTTTTCCGGGAAACCTTTAGGTGAGAACACTTCTTTCTCAGTAGCCGCCGCTTTTAACCCGAATGTGCGTAACTTGAACAGGGCCGTGGGACGGATGGAGAAAAAAATCAGTTATGGAGCGGATTATTTTATCAGCCAGCCCGTCTTTAACGAAAAACAACTCGTTGAAGTCTATGAAGCTACGAAGCACGTGGATGCGCCAATCTACATCGGAATCATGCCCCTCACCAGCGTACGCAACGCAGAATTTTTACACAATGAAGTACCAGGCATGACACTTTCTGCTGATATACTCGAACGAATGGAACAAGCAGGAGACAATAAAGCACAGGCGCAAGCCGAAGGCATCAGCATTGCCAAATCATTGATTGATACAGCAATGGATTTATTCAACGGAATCTATTTGATCACACCTTTCTTACGTTACGAAATGACCGTTGAACTGACCAACTATATCCATGAGAAAAGTGCATCAAAAGAAAGGAAGTTATCTGATGGGATCCACATTGTTTGATCAACACCTGCAGAAAAGAATCTTGGTTTTGGATGGAGCGATGGGCACGATGCTCCAAGAAGCAGACCTCTCCCCTGCTGATTTCGGTGGAGAAGCTTATGATGGATGTAATGAATACTTGAATTTGACTTACCCCAGTCTGCTTGATTCCATCCATTCCAGTTACTTAGAAGCAGGGGCAGACATCATCGAAACGAATACCTTCGGGGCTACCGATCTCGTTCTTAATGATTACGAGCTTGGGCATTTAGCAGAAGAAATCAATATCGAAGCTGCCAAAATTGCGAAGCAAGCCGCAGCTCGCTATACCACCGAAAACCGGCCTCGTTTTGTAGCTG
Coding sequences within:
- a CDS encoding bifunctional homocysteine S-methyltransferase/methylenetetrahydrofolate reductase — its product is MNLRDALQQKTLIGDGAMGTLLYSYGIDRCFEDLNLSHSEEVLNVHRAYVNAGADVIQTNTYGANYIKLTRYGLQNQVKEINTQAVRLAKQAAGPEQYVVGTMGGVRGIQKQAVPLEEIKRSFREQLYCLLFEEVDGLLLETFYDLEEVTTVLEIVRKETDLPVIAQVSMHEAGVLQDGTPLTEALELLEKKGADVVGVNCRLGPYHMIQSLEEVPLPDKAVLSAYPNASLPAFQDGRLVYPTDPSYFQKSAQSLYEQGVHLIGGCCGTTPEHIEAIAARVKGKKPIKEKKVPLKKKTDVNVAKKEKQTPHLHELARKGRSIIVELDPPKKLNTERFLKGAKALQEAGIDSITLADNSLATPRISNSTMASIIKSKYNVDPLVHIACRDRNLIGLQSHLLGLHTLGIHQVLAVTGDPTKIGDFPGATSVYDLSSFDLIHYIKQLNKGISFSGKPLGENTSFSVAAAFNPNVRNLNRAVGRMEKKISYGADYFISQPVFNEKQLVEVYEATKHVDAPIYIGIMPLTSVRNAEFLHNEVPGMTLSADILERMEQAGDNKAQAQAEGISIAKSLIDTAMDLFNGIYLITPFLRYEMTVELTNYIHEKSASKERKLSDGIHIV